From one Perca flavescens isolate YP-PL-M2 chromosome 19, PFLA_1.0, whole genome shotgun sequence genomic stretch:
- the LOC114545516 gene encoding LOW QUALITY PROTEIN: NLR family CARD domain-containing protein 3-like (The sequence of the model RefSeq protein was modified relative to this genomic sequence to represent the inferred CDS: substituted 1 base at 1 genomic stop codon), with amino-acid sequence MLLEDDIVTFVKNELKKIQKLLSPDYPECSESQKKDEDEEQKRSSREAFLKITLHFLRRMKQDELADRLQSRNRSRVCKRKLKSNQQKKFQCVFEGIAKAGNQTLLNQMFTEIYIIEGGTAEVNKEHEVRQIETASRKPDRPEKTIRQEDIFKAPPGRDKPIRTVMTKGVAGIGKTVLTQKFTLDWAEDKANQDIQFTFPFTFRELNVLKEKRYSLVELVDYFFSETKEAGICRFEEFPVFIFDGLDECRLPLDFLNTEILTDVTESTSVGVLLINLIRGNLLPSARLXITTRPAAANQIPPACVDTVTEIRGFTDPQKEEYFSKRYRDEEQANKIISHIKTSRSLHIMCHIPIFCWITATVLEDMVKTGEGGELPKTLTEMYIHFLVVQSKVKNIKYDGGAETDSHCSPETRKMIKSLGKLAFEQLQKGNLIFYESDLTECGIDITAASVYSGLFTQIFKEERGLYQDKVFSFIHLRVQEFLAALHVHLTFTNSGVNLLLEKQTTSTQFYQRHTIHKPAKRLFYQRRTMHPVSAKTHFYQSAVGKALQSLSGHLDLFLRFLLGLSLQTNQNLLRGLLTETGSSSLTNQKTVEYIKEKISNNLSAERSINLFHCLNELNDRSLVEEIQQSLSSGSLSTDKLSPAQWSALVFILLSSEEDLDAFDLKKYSASEEALLRLLPVVKASNKALCDLFIIKYSYIFQLKLIINNVFASCDLSRLSGCNLSEKSCEALSSVLSSQSSSLRELDLTNNNLQDSGGKLISDGLKSPHCTLETLSLSGCLISEEGCSSLVSSLSSNPSHLRELDLSYNHPGDSGVKLLSAGLKDPFWKLDTLRVEPAGVRYLTPGQWRYSCELTVDTNTVNRNLKLSDNNRKVTYVKEDQPYPDHPERFDSRPQLLCRDGLTGRCYWEVERRGLVYISVSYRGIGRRGNGRDCWFGYNDQSWSLFCSDDRYSVWHNHSRTPISSSSDSGRVAVYVDCPAGSLSFYEVSSDSLIHIHTFNTTFTQPLYPGFGFCSGSSVSLCPL; translated from the exons ATG ctgctgGAGGACGACATCGTCACTTTTGTGAAGAACGAGCTGAAGAAGATCCAGAAGCTTCTGAGTCCAGATTACCCAGAATGCTCAGAGAGTCAGAAGaaggatgaggatgaagagcagaagaggagcagcagagagGCATTTCTGAAGATCACACTGCACTTCTTGAGGAGAATGAAGCAGGACGAGCTGGCTGACCGTCTGCAGAGCA GAAATCGTTCTAGAGTTTGTAAGCGTAAACTCAAATCTAACCAGCAGAAGAAGTTCCaatgtgtgtttgaggggattgctaaagcaggaaaccAAACCCTTCTGAATCAAatgttcacagagatctacaTCATTGAGGGAGGGACTGCCGAGGTCAATAAagaacatgaggtcagacagattgaaacagcatccaggaaaccagacagaccagaaaaAACAATCAGACAAGAGGACATTTTTAaagccccacctggaagagataaaccaatcagaacagttatgacaaagggagtggctggcatTGGGAAAACAGTCctaacacagaagttcactctggactgggctgaagacaaagccaaccaggacatccagttcacatttccattcactttcagagagctgaatgtgctgaaagagaaaaggtacagcttggtggaacttgttgattatttctttagtgaaaccaaagaagcaggaatctgcaggtttgaagagttcccggtgttcatctttgacggtctggatgagtgtcgacttcctctggacttcctcaacactgagatcctgactgatgttacagagtccacctcAGTGGGTGTGCTGCTGATAAACCTCATCAGAGGgaatctgcttccctctgctcgcctctagataaccacacgacctgcagcagccaatcagatccctcctgcgTGTGTTGACACAGTGACAGAGATCAGAGGAttcactgacccacagaaggaggagtacttcagtaAGAGAtacagagatgaggagcaggccaacaaaatcatctcccacatcaaaacatcacgaagcctccacatcatgtgtcaCATCCCaatcttctgctggatcactgctacagttctggaggacATGGTGAAgacaggagagggaggagagctgcccaagaccctgactgagatgtacatccacttcctggtggttcagtccaaagTGAAGAACATCAAGTATGATGGAGGAGCTGAGACAGATTCACACTGTAGTCCAGAGACCAGGAAGATGATTAAGTCTCTGGGgaaactggcttttgagcagctgcagaaaggcaacctgatcttctatgaatcagacctgacagagtgtggcatcgatatcacagcagcctcagtgtactcaggattgttcacacagatctttaaagaaGAGAGAGGACTGTACCAGGACAAGGTGTTCAGCTTCATCCATCTGAgagttcaggagtttctggctgctcttcatgtccatctgacattcaccaactctggagtcaacctgctgttggaaaaacaaacaacatcaaCACAGTTCTACCAGCGACATACAATCCATAAACCTGCAAAGAGACTTTTCTACCAGAGACGAACAATGCACCCTGTATCTGCAAAGACACACTTCTACCAGAGTGCTGTGGGCAAGGCCTTACAGAGTCTGAGTGGACACTtggacttgttcctccgcttcctcctgggtctttctctgcagaccaatcagaatctccTACGAGGTCTGCTGACTGAGACAGGAAGTAGCTCTCTGACTAATCAAAAAACAGTTGAGTACATCAAGGAGAAGATCAGTAACaatctgtctgcagagagaagcatcaatctgttccactgtctgaatgaactgaatgaccGTTCTCTAGTAGAGGAGATCCAACAGTCCCTGAgttcaggaagtctctccacagataaactgtctcctgctcagtggtcagctctggtcttcatcttactgtcatcagaagaaGACCTGGACGcgtttgacctgaagaaatactctgcttcagaggaggctcttctgaggctgttgccagtggtcaaagcctccaacaaagctctgtgTGATTTATTCATCATTAAATACTCTTATATTTTTCAACTGAAGTTAATAATCAATAACGTGTTTGCTTCCTGTGAtctctccagactgagtggctgtaacctgtcagagaaaagctgtgaagctctgtcctcagttctcagctcccagtcctctagtctgagagagctggacctgactaacaacaacctgcaggattcaggagggaagctgatctctgatggactgaagagtccacactgcacactggagactctcag tctgtcaggctgtctgatctcagaggaaggctgttcttctctggtctcatctctgagctccaacccctcccatcttagagagctggacctgagctacaatcatccaggagactcaggagtgaagctacTGTCAGCGGGACTGAAGGATCCTTTCTGGAAACTGGACACTCTCAG ggtggagcctgctggagtcagatATTTGACACCAGGTCAATGGAGAt attcctgtgaactcacagtggacacaaacacagtgaacagaaacctcaaactgtctgacaacaacaggaaggtgacataTGTGAAGGAggatcagccatatcctgatcatccagagaggtttgactcccgtcctcagctgctgtgtagagatggtctgactggtcgctgttactgggaggttgaGAGGAGAGGACTGGTTtatatatcagtgagttacagaggaatcggCAGGAGAGGAAACGGTAGAGACTGTTGGTTTGGATataatgatcagtcctggagtctgttCTGCTCTGATGATCGTTACTCTGTCTGGCACAATCACAGCAGAAcacccatctcctcctcctctgactctggtagagtagcagtgtatgtggactgtcctgctggctctctgtccttctacgaagtctcctctgactcactgatccacatccacaccttcaacaccacattcactcagcctctctatcctgggtttgggttctgttctggttcctcagtgtctctgtgtcctctgtag